The region CGCCGCGTGAATGCCTCCAAGGAATCTGCCTTCGCTGAACACGAGTTCGGTCCCTCCCATAATCTCAATCCTCCGCTCCGAACGGTTGCTTGCCGCCAATTCTTTTCCGCCGTTCCCGAGCAGGAATGCGGCGTATGCGTCGCGCAAATGCTCGGCATCAGGGGCATTGGCGCAGGAGGCCAGGAACGCGGTCTGTTCAGTTCCGTCCGCGCGAAAGCGAGCTGTGAAGACATCTCGGAGACCCTCGAATCCAAACGCATCGGCGATTTGCAGCGTTTGGCTGGAAGCGACCAGGTCCTGGGTGGGGAAAAGGTCCAATTCTTCGATGCGCGTTCGGGTCGCTGGGTTGGACGCTACAAAGCGCGAAGCGGTCTCGGCCAGCGCTTTGAGCAGCGGCTCGTTGGGCGCCGAGGCGATGACCTCGACGTAATTGGTTCCGCAAACAAAGTAGAGCGCGTTTTGGGTGCGATAGGAGTACTCGGTGAGCTCGAGCGGCTTGCCTTCGGCGCGGCGCTGGAGCGAGAAAACCGAGAAAGCCGCAGGCAAATTGGTCATTTGATAGTCGAACCACTCGAACCATTGCTCCGGCGCCTGTTTCAATGCAAAGCGCGCGCAATGCAACTGGGAAAAGCCCGCCGCCAAGTACAGCTCGGCCTTGCCGTCAATC is a window of Verrucomicrobiia bacterium DNA encoding:
- a CDS encoding DUF6599 family protein, coding for MTAQGPANGVPPPSGRSRGRAEQAASFIILGILAIIGAGVLLRQMSFNPAVLVARDAGLQFQGASPPPAPDAIPPQLQALGQPESFNSDNLYDKIDGKAELYLAAGFSQLHCARFALKQAPEQWFEWFDYQMTNLPAAFSVFSLQRRAEGKPLELTEYSYRTQNALYFVCGTNYVEVIASAPNEPLLKALAETASRFVASNPATRTRIEELDLFPTQDLVASSQTLQIADAFGFEGLRDVFTARFRADGTEQTAFLASCANAPDAEHLRDAYAAFLLGNGGKELAASNRSERRIEIMGGTELVFSEGRFLGGIHAATALSPAELVAIQLREKLRSASKAQ